The Acropora muricata isolate sample 2 chromosome 4, ASM3666990v1, whole genome shotgun sequence genome contains the following window.
GTGGAACGAACCCCACTGTTTTAAGTCCTTGTCTGAAAAGACTTGAAAGCCAAACATTTGAAGACGTAAGTACAAcagcagcactttctcctcagttattttaagaccttgaGTGTTGATCCGGACAGGAGTGGAACCCGCGACCCCTCtgatactcaaccaactgatGGGCTAACGGTGCGCTGTTTCCAattattagggaacttaagcagcAAAGACGGTAACAGCAACGAAAAGGCCCCATGAAAATAACCATTTGGGAAATGAGGACTGTATaatttgtgattattgcttcttcctcgcatcctttattgttgacagcaCGCATAtcgagaatgaaagatttactgttgtctGTTCACTTTGTCGTTCAAactttaaatttgcaaatttcacgttgtcatttggcagactgtgtcaaagaattgtactgaagggcgtgccgcacgtgcagcacgattattttccctcattcaaccaatcagatcattgttttctggcgtcgtcgttgccgttgctgtcgtcctagcttaagctccctattttctgCACCTCAAAGGGCCAACTCATCCTAGTTTCTGTGCTCATTTTCCATTTGGCTATGGACTGTGAAATCAAACTAAAGAAATTCATTCAAGTTTGTGAAGAAGCTATCGTCTGCAGACCAAAAGATCACGGATAGACCAAAAGTGTTTGCACTAATAAAGCCACATAACTTCACcacaaaacaaaatgttaaaCATGATaagaaaaaaggtaaaaaagttTACAAAATGCTACGTTTCCACCTAACTGAAGTCATTatcaagcaatgaaaataaaaatgaacttgAATATATAGTGAAGATAAATCATCAAAATATGCTGTTTACCCGAGAGACGCAATCAAGTAAAAAGCTTAGCTTGAATGGAATTCTCTTAAGTATTGTGTGAAGGCTTAAGTTCCTTAAtgaaaaatatttcatacaGAACACAATCAAACTTAGCTTTGCATTTCTTAAGAATAGAAAATTGACTACTTAAACCAGGCGTATTATGCTTGCCCACGGCAGACATGATACGcgtagtattttttttttatcgtgtTTCATATTTTTATTTCGCAATGTTTTATAGTGAAGTTGTATAAAAAATCTCTTCTAATAAAGCCAGATAAAGCAGAGTTAGCTAAGGATAAAGTTGTCATTTACTAGCTAAGAATGATCACCCAGTTCTGTCTAATACCGTCTTACTTGGCCATCTGGATAGGTGGTTCTGCATTAAGGCTCTTGGGCAATGCTTAGAAGTCTGTAGCTGGTGCATGAGCTGTAATAGTTGGCCTCTCGGAGCTCCTTTTTGCCACGGTTATCGAAGACACCCGAGCATTATTTCTGGTCAAAAGCCTCCTTCGCATGCATAGGCCAAACAGTTTCTTAATTAATTGTTTGTACGTGTTCTTAAAATCTTGATTTAAGAAGCCATATACAACAGGATTAATGGCAGAGTTTAGGCAAACACCACAAGATGTTATAGCAGCGAAGACGGATGACACCGCTTCTCCTCTAAAGATCGCCAGAAGAATACCAGCGAAAAATGGACTCCaacaaaagtaaaacaaacCAACGACGATAGCTTAAGGAAAGGAAGAAACATCAAAATATTAGACTTGCTAGTCATTCTTCTCTCATCACCTCGACTGATCACGCCCCTAAGAGATCTTTTGCCGCTTGTAACCACATGAATCCGAGATCATGATTTAACTATTGCACGAGCGAATGATTTCTAGTTGTCCACTTTCTTCATCATACCGACCTTCACCAATATTTTTTTATCGTCAGTTGAGTAATTTTTGGCACTATTACGTTTGGATTGCAAGTTGTCTTTTTCCTTAAGAAGCGGCATGACGAAAAATTCAGATGAAAATTAAACTCAGGCTAGCGTAATATGGAACTCAGGTTGCCGTTTGCCACTTACAAAAGGTTTAATATTAATCCGTAGTTACCTGTCGTTTTAGCTGCCTTTGACTCTCGTGTAAAACTGAGTCGTTTGTTAGTTCCAACTGCCCCCTGCATTGGACCTCTATCGTATACCCTCAGTGCcgcaatttttctttcctgatTGCGCGCAAGAAAAAACATCTTAAAATAAGCAGCAGTGATAACAAATGTTGGTATTGCACAGATGAGGACAAAGAACAGCGCCATGTATGTGCGTTCCATCAAATCACCATAGAGGCAATGGTGGCGACTGCGGTACATTTCAATGGGCTCGGTGCCGACaccaaacaaaggcaaaaaagaGGCTACAAACGCGGTCAACCATACGGCGGCAATTATGACGCATGTTCGGCTGTTTGTTATCATGGCGCCGTACTTGAGCGAAAAGGAAATCGCCAGAAAGCGGTCGGCGGTTACTGCCAGAAGATTTAGAAGGGAAGCACTGAGGCTGAAGAGGTTCAAACTCAATGCCATTTTGCACCACACAAATTGTCTCGACCACTGATTAGAGAGAAGCTCCGAAATTCGGACGGGAATTAGGAGGAGTCCAACCAAGAGGTCCGCCAAAGATAAAGAGAGAATCAAGTAACAGGCAGGACACCGCAATCGGTAGTTTGTGTAGATTGAAGATAAAACAAGAAAGTTTGCCAATATTATTGTCATGGCAAGGAAAATGAACAATATAATGCTCACAGTAATCTCAGGGGGGAGGTGAGGACAACACTTGTCACTGTCTTTAGCCGCTGTCAAATTTTCAATGGCCTGAACACTAGTTGTGAAATTTGTCTCCGTATTTCCTGAAGGCATTTCTCGTTGTCATGCGGTGTGCTTTTGAACTACAATTTGACTCTCGGTATTCGACGATTTTTCAACACGTCAGTCTGTAATCGTTTCACCAAGTACGAATCACATTCTTCTACTCGTCAGTGTAGCTGCTGAAAGAAGATTTGAAACAAAGTTTAGTCATTTGGGGCAAGAGCCTCGAATGAATTCCTAGCTCGTCAGTTAGATTTTGGAACAAAAATTGTCGCCAAGAAACCAAGTAAAAACGACGATTTTGTGAAAGAAGGGGGCATCGTTTTATTACTGGAACAGAACAAGGGCATCAGCAACAACGCCAGCAACGGAACAccaaagaaaacgtcacttgaaaataaccTTTTACGTAATTGAGA
Protein-coding sequences here:
- the LOC136914202 gene encoding adenosine receptor A2b-like; translated protein: MPSGNTETNFTTSVQAIENLTAAKDSDKCCPHLPPEITVSIILFIFLAMTIILANFLVLSSIYTNYRLRCPACYLILSLSLADLLVGLLLIPVRISELLSNQWSRQFVWCKMALSLNLFSLSASLLNLLAVTADRFLAISFSLKYGAMITNSRTCVIIAAVWLTAFVASFLPLFGVGTEPIEMYRSRHHCLYGDLMERTYMALFFVLICAIPTFVITAAYFKMFFLARNQERKIAALRVYDRGPMQGAVGTNKRLSFTRESKAAKTTAIVVGLFYFCWSPFFAGILLAIFRGEAVSSVFAAITSCGVCLNSAINPVVYGFLNQDFKNTYKQLIKKLFGLCMRRRLLTRNNARVSSITVAKRSSERPTITAHAPATDF